The Claveliimonas bilis genome window below encodes:
- a CDS encoding ABC transporter permease has translation MLSYILKRILSLIPVLFVVSCVIFLVVYMIPGGPATALLGMEATPDQINELNAELGFDRPFLVQYIDWFTNVLRGDWGTSYFLHQSVTEAIGEYFLPTLSLAVLAQIIALILSVPLGILAAYKRGTALDVTCVSASLLGAALPGFLLSMFLMLFFGVYLQWFPVAGYAALSEGLGEHLRYIFLPALSLGIVQAAYLTRMTRSSILEVLYRNYIQTARAKGLKESRVVLRYALKNGAPVILTAVGQSFGSLITGTIVTETLFNIPGLGMLTLTSINRRDVFVIQGVVLFVTLLYVLVNLIVDILYGFVDPRLQPGRK, from the coding sequence ATGCTGTCTTATATTTTGAAAAGAATTTTATCACTGATCCCGGTATTGTTTGTCGTTTCCTGTGTGATTTTTCTTGTAGTATATATGATACCGGGAGGTCCGGCAACGGCTCTTCTTGGGATGGAGGCAACGCCGGATCAGATTAATGAATTGAATGCAGAGCTGGGGTTTGACAGGCCCTTTCTTGTGCAGTATATCGATTGGTTTACAAATGTTTTAAGAGGAGACTGGGGGACATCTTATTTTCTCCACCAGTCAGTGACGGAGGCAATCGGCGAATATTTTCTGCCGACCCTTAGCCTGGCTGTACTGGCGCAGATCATTGCCCTGATTTTATCTGTTCCTCTTGGTATCTTGGCGGCATACAAAAGAGGAACGGCCCTTGATGTGACCTGCGTATCGGCATCCCTTCTTGGGGCGGCCCTTCCGGGGTTCCTGCTTAGTATGTTTCTAATGCTGTTTTTCGGTGTTTATCTGCAATGGTTTCCGGTCGCCGGGTATGCGGCGCTTTCTGAAGGGCTTGGAGAACATTTAAGGTATATTTTTCTTCCGGCTCTTTCGCTTGGAATCGTTCAGGCGGCATATCTGACAAGAATGACCCGCTCTTCGATTTTGGAAGTGCTGTATAGAAATTATATTCAGACTGCAAGAGCAAAGGGACTAAAAGAGAGCCGTGTGGTTTTGCGCTATGCACTGAAGAACGGGGCTCCGGTGATCCTTACAGCGGTAGGGCAGTCCTTTGGCAGTCTGATTACAGGGACCATAGTAACGGAGACTCTTTTTAACATTCCCGGCCTTGGAATGCTGACGCTGACCTCTATTAACAGAAGGGATGTTTTTGTTATCCAGGGGGTTGTTCTTTTTGTAACTTTGCTGTATGTGCTGGTGAATCTGATTGTGGATATTCTTTACGGTTTTGTGGATCCGCGGCTCCAGCCCGGCCGGAAGTAG
- a CDS encoding ABC transporter permease — protein MILTRKSISKASEAILREQRQLRKERLLASPALIIGACGFVIILLLAILVPFFHPVDPDAMDVVNRLKPPGGEYLLGTDEFGRDLFIRVMYGARVSLWVGGCVAVFSCVLGIIIGIYASYFKVLDQILMRICDGLIAIPGILLAIALIAALGTSSWNVIVALTVVYSPSVARTVRASALVIKEQTYVEAAKVQGYSSFRILWKMILPGVISPLTVQASFIFAQAIISEASLSFLGAGIPAPAASWGNMLEASKMVFSRAPWTMICPGAAVILCVLSLNLLGDGLRDFLDPRVKGGKKK, from the coding sequence ATGATATTGACAAGAAAAAGTATATCCAAAGCCAGTGAGGCTATTTTGAGAGAACAGCGCCAGCTTAGGAAGGAGAGACTTTTGGCCAGTCCGGCTCTCATTATCGGAGCCTGCGGCTTTGTCATAATTCTTCTTCTGGCAATTTTGGTTCCCTTTTTTCATCCGGTAGATCCGGACGCTATGGATGTGGTTAATAGGCTGAAGCCTCCAGGGGGAGAGTATCTGCTTGGGACAGATGAATTTGGAAGGGATCTTTTTATACGAGTGATGTATGGTGCCAGAGTGTCGTTGTGGGTAGGGGGCTGTGTGGCAGTTTTTTCCTGTGTGCTGGGCATTATTATTGGAATTTATGCCAGCTATTTTAAAGTGCTGGATCAGATACTCATGAGGATCTGTGATGGGCTGATAGCGATCCCGGGCATTCTTTTGGCAATTGCTCTGATCGCGGCATTGGGTACCTCAAGCTGGAATGTCATTGTAGCGCTCACGGTTGTTTACAGTCCCAGTGTGGCGAGAACTGTGAGGGCAAGCGCTCTTGTCATAAAAGAGCAGACCTATGTGGAAGCAGCAAAAGTGCAGGGCTATTCCAGTTTCCGCATTTTGTGGAAGATGATTTTACCGGGAGTGATTTCACCTCTTACTGTGCAGGCGTCATTCATTTTTGCACAGGCAATTATTTCAGAAGCTTCTTTGAGTTTCCTTGGGGCAGGAATCCCCGCCCCGGCAGCCAGTTGGGGAAATATGCTGGAGGCAAGTAAAATGGTATTTTCCAGAGCGCCCTGGACGATGATCTGCCCGGGAGCGGCAGTCATACTATGTGTGCTTAGTCTCAATCTTCTCGGAGACGGCCTGCGAGATTTCCTCGATCCGAGAGTGAAAGGAGGAAAGAAGAAGTGA
- a CDS encoding ABC transporter ATP-binding protein: MEQKKTDKKKRILEIRNLRVLFPVHKRWLPAVDGVSLCINPGEITGVVGESGSGKSVMSQSVLRLRDHDTAVRYEGEILFHEEDLLKKPLREMQDIRGNSISVIFQDPLNSLSPVHTVGSQLEEVLLLHKKISREEARKKAVQMLGLTGIPDPATNMKKYPFELSGGMQQRVMIAMALACEPELLIADEPTTALDVTIQEQILHLIKELNDRLGMSVLFITHDMGAVSRLCHSVKVMYLGQVVEDIRTEELFRNPLHPYTQGLLACIPHLHVKRGIKLPTIQGTVPSLSNIPEGCHFCTRCAYADEKCRKLAPPPVEAAPGHIVRCWKYTEKERRA, from the coding sequence ATGGAACAAAAGAAAACAGACAAGAAAAAAAGAATACTTGAAATACGTAATCTGCGCGTTCTGTTTCCGGTACACAAAAGATGGCTTCCGGCTGTAGATGGAGTATCCCTTTGTATCAATCCCGGCGAGATTACCGGAGTGGTTGGAGAGTCAGGGTCTGGAAAGAGTGTTATGTCGCAGTCAGTTCTTCGTCTGCGGGATCACGACACAGCAGTGCGCTATGAAGGAGAAATCCTTTTCCATGAGGAAGATCTGTTAAAAAAGCCTCTAAGAGAAATGCAGGATATCAGAGGAAACAGTATTTCTGTTATTTTCCAGGATCCGCTTAATTCCTTAAGTCCTGTGCACACAGTAGGAAGTCAGCTTGAGGAAGTGCTTCTTCTTCATAAAAAGATAAGCAGGGAGGAAGCCAGGAAGAAAGCCGTTCAGATGCTGGGGCTGACAGGGATACCTGATCCTGCGACCAATATGAAAAAGTATCCGTTTGAGCTATCCGGAGGAATGCAGCAGCGTGTTATGATTGCTATGGCGCTGGCCTGTGAGCCGGAACTTCTGATTGCAGATGAACCGACGACAGCGCTGGATGTGACAATTCAGGAACAAATTCTTCATCTGATCAAAGAACTGAATGACAGGCTGGGAATGTCTGTCCTGTTTATTACTCATGATATGGGAGCAGTATCCAGGCTCTGTCATAGTGTGAAAGTGATGTATTTGGGACAGGTTGTGGAAGACATAAGGACAGAAGAGTTGTTTCGGAATCCTCTTCATCCTTATACACAGGGGTTGCTTGCCTGTATCCCTCATCTTCATGTGAAGCGGGGGATAAAGCTGCCAACTATACAGGGGACGGTTCCATCTCTTTCCAACATTCCGGAGGGATGTCATTTCTGCACCAGATGTGCATATGCGGATGAAAAGTGCCGAAAATTAGCGCCTCCGCCTGTAGAAGCAGCACCCGGACATATAGTCCGATGCTGGAAATATACCGAAAAAGAGAGGAGGGCATGA
- a CDS encoding ABC transporter ATP-binding protein: MNPHFLEIKDLKKTYPLRGKKTKLFAAKERMCAVDHLSLYMEEGETYGLVGESGCGKSTIGRTIVGLEKADSGSILCEGKELCGLSEREFRPYRKDLQMVFQNSLSAMNPRSRVGDILDEILAVHGEKDNGKRREKVLSILQKVGLSEEHYFRFPHELSGGQVQRLGIAGALITQPRLIVCDEPVSALDVSIQAQILNMLVELKKELHLSLLFISHDIGVIRFISDRIGVMYLGRLVEETTAERLFEHPLHPYTKTLLAAVPDPYITGRKFQALDGEQPVRTEGFQGCAFRSRCPYATKKCAEEAPQFCEVESGHKAACHYIKE, from the coding sequence ATGAATCCACATTTTCTGGAAATAAAAGATTTGAAAAAGACCTATCCTCTGCGGGGAAAAAAGACAAAGCTGTTTGCAGCAAAAGAACGCATGTGTGCGGTAGATCATTTGTCTTTGTACATGGAAGAAGGGGAGACCTATGGACTGGTAGGTGAGTCTGGATGCGGAAAATCTACGATTGGTCGTACGATCGTGGGACTTGAAAAAGCAGACAGTGGATCCATCCTGTGTGAAGGGAAGGAATTATGTGGTCTAAGTGAGCGGGAGTTCCGCCCTTACAGAAAAGACCTTCAGATGGTATTTCAAAATTCTCTTTCAGCTATGAATCCCAGGAGCCGCGTAGGAGATATATTAGATGAGATTCTTGCAGTTCATGGAGAAAAAGACAATGGGAAAAGGCGGGAGAAGGTGCTGTCGATCCTGCAAAAAGTAGGACTTTCGGAGGAACATTACTTTCGGTTTCCCCATGAATTATCCGGAGGCCAGGTCCAGCGGCTTGGAATAGCCGGAGCTCTTATAACACAGCCCAGGTTGATTGTTTGTGATGAACCGGTTTCGGCTTTGGATGTATCTATCCAGGCCCAGATTTTAAACATGCTCGTGGAACTGAAAAAAGAGCTTCATTTGAGTCTGCTGTTCATTTCGCATGATATTGGTGTCATTCGGTTTATTTCAGACCGGATCGGAGTTATGTATTTGGGGAGACTGGTGGAGGAAACAACAGCAGAACGGCTGTTTGAACATCCGCTTCATCCCTATACAAAGACACTTCTTGCGGCGGTGCCGGACCCCTATATTACAGGGAGAAAGTTTCAGGCTCTTGATGGGGAACAGCCGGTGCGGACCGAAGGGTTTCAGGGATGTGCATTCCGTAGCAGATGTCCCTATGCCACAAAGAAGTGTGCAGAAGAGGCACCGCAGTTTTGTGAAGTGGAGTCAGGGCATAAGGCAGCCTGCCACTATATAAAAGAATAA
- a CDS encoding AAA family ATPase → MPVFDFRNEPQGADISECTYSIFYSSESLPTPEAPILILDNRQKDWKHHSCGVFTNPDKRTAFEFDEEDGTASANILKIDARFVPLLRWLGENRIHVRLSGKNLADGYAVYKIREIAFGKGTKLSAEDGFLQFIIERLLSSDAPEPEEDGAEEEPDETGDDMKLTSLQSITDFMTCAGKTLPDTILLWARRNLAVARSHEVTLEERRHAQRALSIVLNIKWKTNYFESIDPVEARRILDEELYGMERVKQRIIETIIQINRTHTLPAYGLLLVGPAGTGKSQIAYAVARILKLPWTTLDMSSINDPEQLTGSSRIYANAKPGIIMEAFSAARESNLVFIINELDKAASGKGNGNPADVLLTLLDNLGFTDNYIECMIPTVGVYPIATANDKSQISAPLMSRFAVIDIPDYTPEEKKIIFSRYALPKVLKRMGLAEHECTITEEALDALVNKYVTTSGIRDLEQTAEHLAANALYQIEVDHVSEVVFDEKMLGELLA, encoded by the coding sequence ATGCCTGTATTTGATTTTCGCAACGAACCCCAGGGTGCAGACATTTCCGAATGTACCTACTCCATATTTTATTCCAGCGAATCGCTGCCTACGCCTGAAGCTCCTATTCTTATACTGGACAACCGGCAGAAGGACTGGAAACATCACTCCTGCGGCGTTTTCACTAATCCGGACAAGCGCACCGCATTTGAATTTGACGAAGAGGACGGAACCGCCAGCGCCAACATTTTAAAAATAGACGCCCGTTTTGTCCCCCTCCTCCGTTGGCTGGGAGAAAACCGCATCCACGTAAGGCTCTCCGGGAAAAATCTGGCAGACGGATATGCTGTCTATAAGATCCGCGAGATCGCTTTCGGAAAAGGAACCAAACTTTCCGCTGAGGATGGATTTCTTCAGTTTATTATTGAAAGACTGCTCTCCAGCGACGCACCGGAACCCGAAGAAGACGGTGCAGAGGAAGAGCCGGATGAAACCGGCGATGACATGAAACTGACAAGCCTGCAGAGCATTACGGATTTTATGACCTGTGCCGGCAAAACGCTGCCGGACACTATCCTTTTGTGGGCCAGAAGAAATCTTGCCGTCGCCCGTTCCCATGAGGTTACTCTGGAGGAACGCCGCCATGCTCAAAGAGCCCTTTCTATTGTTTTAAATATCAAATGGAAAACCAATTATTTTGAGTCCATTGACCCGGTGGAGGCCCGCCGGATCCTGGATGAAGAACTCTACGGAATGGAGCGCGTAAAACAAAGAATTATTGAAACGATCATACAGATCAACCGCACTCATACGCTTCCGGCCTACGGCCTTTTGCTGGTAGGACCGGCAGGTACAGGGAAATCCCAGATCGCCTACGCAGTTGCACGTATTTTAAAATTACCGTGGACAACACTGGACATGAGTTCCATCAATGACCCGGAACAGCTGACCGGAAGTTCCCGTATCTACGCCAACGCAAAACCGGGAATCATCATGGAGGCTTTCTCTGCTGCGAGGGAGTCCAATCTTGTTTTTATTATCAATGAGCTGGATAAGGCGGCGTCCGGGAAAGGGAACGGAAATCCTGCCGATGTGCTCCTTACCCTTCTTGATAACCTTGGATTTACCGACAACTACATTGAATGTATGATCCCGACAGTAGGAGTGTATCCCATCGCTACTGCAAATGATAAAAGTCAGATCAGCGCGCCTCTCATGTCCCGTTTCGCTGTCATTGACATACCGGACTATACTCCGGAGGAAAAGAAGATCATCTTCTCCAGGTACGCCCTTCCAAAGGTTCTGAAACGTATGGGCCTAGCGGAACACGAGTGCACCATAACTGAAGAGGCTCTTGACGCCCTTGTCAATAAATATGTAACGACCTCCGGCATCCGTGATCTGGAACAGACCGCAGAACATCTGGCTGCAAATGCATTATATCAGATCGAAGTGGATCATGTATCTGAAGTCGTCTTTGACGAAAAGATGCTGGGAGAACTGCTGGCATAA
- a CDS encoding molecular chaperone Hsp90, with amino-acid sequence MEKNVLDYVVEKTKELIAAPSCSQEAKEAAQAWLDAVGTEKEAEETKKYIAELEEDIVTVDGLIAFAQSEAGAKVFGGEEAAKGVAAHGQDLKKAGAKYCDCPACAAVEAILAKKDRILL; translated from the coding sequence ATGGAAAAGAACGTATTAGATTATGTAGTAGAGAAAACAAAGGAACTGATCGCAGCTCCATCCTGCAGCCAAGAGGCAAAGGAAGCAGCCCAGGCGTGGCTGGATGCGGTAGGGACAGAAAAAGAGGCGGAAGAAACAAAAAAATATATCGCAGAATTAGAAGAAGATATTGTGACAGTAGATGGTCTGATCGCTTTTGCACAGTCAGAGGCCGGAGCTAAAGTATTCGGCGGAGAGGAAGCGGCAAAAGGGGTGGCTGCTCATGGACAGGATCTGAAAAAAGCAGGGGCAAAATACTGCGACTGTCCGGCATGTGCGGCGGTGGAAGCAATTCTGGCGAAGAAAGACAGGATTCTTTTATAG
- a CDS encoding S8 family serine peptidase, translated as MKKKATASVLAAVLAISVIPVTAPAKEVSAENTEQREYGVPGEDYVDGQVIVRLREEPEAMKREKRSGSVLEQYETESLIDLENITASRQTSASASARSRTGISADEIVLVTGDNTEEMIRELEEDPRVVYAEPNYIMEPYDVPSDPGYEYQWGLKNTLNDASHATDIPAVDMNVEEAWSNAGSSSDTPVVAVIDSGVDYNHPDLKDVMWKDGLNYPELTALGGGAYGVNYSGAGPTDDPMDFLMGHGTHCASIIAAQWNNGQGTAGVSSSARIMALDFLTGNSATSNAILCYRYLITAKKAGVNVAVVNNSWGPGTYDGYMLQSVSDVVTEAGMEGILSCFAAGNNYADNDRNTGSIINSPYVVTVGAMDSEGYRAGFSNYGRQTVDVFAPGTQILASTTTDTSMYSMENHEMPVQYLPWIQDREDSYFYEDFEDADDRVELRLLDEGEKEAERAVPSRGYSSSRGLEVSLDSIEEGEEFTLEIEFSAEDLAAVDPLKELHLAFAGSFDGAMKEEVVRFAQNTGEKWDLLYSTQTVNGGFYPAYLAVRDSNWNISSTCLSSREFLTDADGDGSIAIRMRGTMTGKTEGAAFHLDNVGFGKKASDYYYSDGTSMAAPAVSGVAALAAMVYGADNGDDAGEIRARIIGAVNREDGIDLEDKSVSGGFLDAGAVFDDSRLVPVVNELKQQDKTAELCGYFFGEEPGTVTVGGVQAEVTSWSPESITIVLPDGSAGNQQIVVYTAGGKYGQNFLDIGATSVGFQELAAPDLDYGELSGVDLTSRNGLWLHMAGAGGKILCLAAMEETGSIYMEQYSIQDNTWKKVSLPKDDIIVSPYKEYYSMAAGKDKIYMIYFNAQGQMELGTYDTKTETWDVAAVDMSTGFGQLAVYQDQLLVIGGEGENCENTAVIYALDPVTGKVSDSEIPDLPEGRSGAMVSVSGNNLIVCGGYDSFVEYIQGQNETVYGNIMIYDGKRWKVSGADFFRDANGQFDSLQTLDFALSATDDGMIVTGPVSGLGTEQMRDTWKYDPDADVWSSDGNLRFHGTKTTENVGTAVDGLFYVLARTDSGALVFRSTPVNYTGAAANPGEKPQEEPGGNPGDKPGENPEDPSGTGEQDQTDPDKNAEEKIEKTKAEKAVKTGDETQAAIWLLCVLASGTVIILQRRKKCNRK; from the coding sequence GTGAAGAAAAAGGCGACGGCATCAGTTTTAGCAGCGGTACTGGCAATTTCTGTGATTCCGGTGACAGCCCCGGCAAAGGAAGTATCGGCTGAGAATACGGAACAGAGGGAATACGGAGTGCCGGGAGAAGACTATGTGGATGGGCAGGTAATCGTACGCCTGCGGGAAGAGCCGGAGGCAATGAAGAGGGAAAAGAGAAGTGGAAGTGTTCTGGAACAGTATGAGACAGAATCCCTCATTGACCTGGAAAACATCACAGCTTCTCGTCAGACATCAGCGTCAGCTTCGGCAAGGAGCCGGACTGGCATATCAGCAGATGAGATCGTGCTGGTAACAGGCGACAATACAGAAGAAATGATCCGGGAGCTGGAAGAGGATCCCAGGGTAGTATATGCAGAGCCTAATTACATTATGGAGCCTTATGATGTTCCGTCAGACCCGGGCTATGAATATCAGTGGGGACTTAAAAATACATTGAATGATGCGTCCCATGCAACAGACATTCCGGCGGTGGATATGAATGTCGAAGAGGCATGGTCAAATGCCGGAAGCAGTTCTGATACGCCTGTTGTTGCTGTGATAGACAGCGGTGTAGACTACAATCATCCTGATCTGAAGGACGTAATGTGGAAGGACGGATTGAACTATCCGGAGCTGACAGCTCTTGGAGGAGGGGCGTATGGTGTAAATTATTCAGGTGCAGGACCGACGGATGATCCAATGGATTTTCTGATGGGGCATGGAACACACTGTGCTTCAATAATCGCTGCCCAATGGAATAACGGCCAGGGAACGGCGGGAGTAAGCTCTTCAGCCCGGATCATGGCGCTCGATTTCCTTACAGGAAACTCTGCTACCAGCAATGCGATTCTGTGTTACCGCTATCTGATCACAGCAAAGAAAGCCGGGGTTAATGTAGCGGTTGTAAATAATTCCTGGGGGCCCGGCACTTATGACGGATATATGCTCCAGAGTGTTTCTGATGTGGTGACGGAAGCAGGAATGGAAGGGATTTTATCCTGTTTTGCAGCCGGAAATAACTATGCAGATAATGACAGAAATACAGGGAGCATAATAAACAGTCCCTATGTTGTAACGGTAGGAGCGATGGACAGTGAGGGATACCGGGCCGGTTTTTCTAATTACGGAAGGCAGACCGTAGATGTGTTTGCGCCAGGTACACAGATTTTAGCTTCTACAACTACAGATACCTCCATGTATTCAATGGAAAACCATGAAATGCCTGTACAATATCTGCCATGGATACAGGACAGGGAAGACAGCTATTTTTATGAAGATTTTGAGGATGCGGATGACAGAGTAGAATTAAGACTTTTGGATGAAGGAGAGAAAGAAGCCGAAAGAGCAGTTCCGTCCCGGGGATATTCCAGCAGCAGAGGGCTGGAAGTTTCTTTGGACAGCATTGAAGAAGGGGAGGAGTTTACGCTGGAAATTGAATTTTCAGCAGAAGACCTTGCGGCTGTTGATCCATTAAAGGAATTGCATCTGGCGTTTGCAGGATCTTTTGACGGAGCAATGAAAGAAGAGGTTGTACGGTTTGCGCAAAATACCGGGGAAAAATGGGATCTCCTGTACTCGACTCAAACAGTAAACGGGGGATTCTATCCGGCTTACTTGGCGGTGAGGGACAGTAACTGGAATATTTCCAGTACCTGCCTTTCCAGCAGAGAGTTTTTGACAGATGCGGATGGAGATGGGAGCATTGCGATCAGAATGAGGGGGACCATGACCGGAAAAACAGAGGGGGCGGCGTTTCACCTTGATAATGTGGGATTTGGAAAAAAGGCCAGCGACTATTATTATTCGGACGGGACTTCCATGGCAGCGCCGGCAGTATCGGGAGTAGCGGCTTTGGCAGCGATGGTATATGGTGCAGATAACGGTGACGATGCAGGAGAGATTCGAGCGCGCATAATCGGTGCAGTGAACCGGGAGGATGGAATAGATTTAGAGGACAAGTCAGTGTCCGGAGGTTTTCTGGATGCAGGGGCCGTTTTCGATGATTCCAGACTTGTTCCGGTAGTGAATGAGCTGAAGCAGCAGGATAAGACAGCGGAACTTTGCGGCTATTTCTTTGGAGAGGAGCCGGGGACAGTGACGGTAGGAGGCGTGCAGGCTGAGGTGACGTCATGGTCACCGGAGAGTATTACAATTGTCTTACCGGATGGATCAGCAGGAAATCAGCAGATTGTTGTTTATACGGCAGGTGGAAAATACGGACAGAATTTTTTGGATATTGGAGCGACATCTGTAGGATTTCAGGAGCTTGCAGCTCCGGATTTGGATTACGGAGAACTAAGTGGCGTTGATCTTACAAGTCGCAATGGGCTATGGCTGCATATGGCAGGGGCAGGCGGCAAGATCCTCTGCCTTGCAGCAATGGAGGAAACGGGCAGCATTTATATGGAACAATATAGTATTCAAGATAATACATGGAAAAAAGTCAGTCTTCCGAAAGATGATATCATAGTGTCCCCCTATAAGGAATATTATTCCATGGCTGCAGGAAAAGATAAAATTTATATGATATATTTCAATGCTCAGGGTCAGATGGAACTTGGGACTTATGACACAAAGACAGAAACATGGGATGTTGCAGCGGTAGATATGAGTACTGGTTTTGGGCAGCTGGCAGTCTATCAGGATCAGCTTCTTGTCATAGGAGGTGAAGGAGAGAATTGTGAAAATACTGCAGTAATTTATGCTCTTGATCCGGTGACAGGAAAAGTATCGGATTCTGAAATTCCAGATCTTCCGGAAGGGAGAAGTGGAGCTATGGTTTCCGTATCCGGTAATAATCTGATCGTATGTGGAGGATATGATTCTTTTGTAGAATATATACAGGGTCAAAATGAGACTGTATATGGGAATATAATGATTTATGACGGAAAGAGATGGAAGGTAAGCGGGGCGGATTTTTTCCGCGATGCAAACGGGCAGTTTGATTCTCTTCAAACACTGGATTTTGCTTTGTCAGCTACTGATGACGGTATGATCGTGACAGGGCCGGTATCTGGTCTTGGGACAGAGCAGATGAGGGATACATGGAAATATGATCCTGATGCAGATGTTTGGAGCAGTGACGGTAATCTTCGTTTTCATGGGACGAAGACAACGGAAAACGTCGGCACAGCGGTAGACGGTCTGTTTTATGTACTGGCAAGAACGGATTCAGGGGCTCTGGTGTTCCGGTCAACTCCGGTGAACTATACAGGAGCAGCAGCAAATCCGGGAGAAAAGCCCCAGGAAGAACCCGGAGGGAACCCGGGAGACAAGCCGGGTGAGAATCCGGAAGATCCGTCTGGAACCGGAGAACAGGATCAGACAGATCCCGATAAAAATGCAGAAGAGAAAATAGAAAAGACAAAGGCTGAAAAAGCAGTAAAAACAGGAGATGAAACACAGGCAGCCATTTGGCTGTTATGTGTTCTGGCTTCCGGTACTGTGATCATCCTGCAAAGAAGAAAAAAATGCAATAGAAAGTAA
- a CDS encoding DUF6198 family protein, translating into MKKEYIFRGIFYIAGLVVLALGLVLNTETGLGASPIVSVSYSVSVSFEQNFGDMTFILYSLFVLVEMVLHTYRIKREGGNLKKILFMDFLQIPLSLIFTRFMNLFTALIPDLYTEGKSSPGEFTVRILLLILAVILTGIGAAMSLNMRLIPNSGDGIVQAIADHVHKGVGLVKNCFDLGCVTVTVCISLIFSGHLIGLGIGTVLAMIGVGRTMAVFNYFLYEKMNRIAGMQDTI; encoded by the coding sequence ATGAAGAAAGAATATATATTTCGCGGAATATTTTATATTGCCGGTCTGGTGGTACTGGCTCTCGGACTTGTCCTGAATACAGAGACAGGTCTGGGGGCCTCGCCGATTGTCTCCGTGTCCTACAGTGTCTCTGTTTCCTTTGAACAAAACTTTGGCGATATGACCTTTATTTTGTACTCTCTTTTTGTTCTGGTGGAAATGGTTCTGCATACATACAGGATAAAAAGAGAAGGAGGAAATCTGAAAAAGATTCTTTTTATGGATTTTTTGCAGATTCCGTTAAGTTTGATTTTTACACGCTTTATGAATCTTTTTACGGCTCTGATTCCGGATCTTTATACAGAAGGAAAAAGTTCTCCGGGAGAATTTACTGTCCGTATCCTGTTGTTGATCCTTGCGGTTATCCTGACCGGGATCGGAGCGGCCATGTCTCTTAATATGCGTTTGATCCCCAATTCAGGGGATGGGATCGTTCAGGCGATCGCTGACCATGTACACAAAGGGGTAGGGTTGGTAAAAAACTGTTTTGATCTCGGATGTGTCACAGTTACTGTGTGCATTAGTCTGATTTTTTCCGGACATCTGATCGGCCTTGGTATCGGCACTGTTCTGGCAATGATCGGTGTGGGAAGGACGATGGCGGTATTTAATTATTTTCTCTATGAGAAAATGAACCGGATTGCCGGAATGCAGGATACAATATAG